In Thermodesulfobacteriota bacterium, one DNA window encodes the following:
- a CDS encoding YdcF family protein: MAPRGYVLLGIFFFACTLYHFINFVNDMKGYRAQAGNPAHAIVVLTGGTGRVEAGLDLLRKRLGGVLILSGVNREADLDSIFMGRLGERERLRVVLEKKSRSTYENAVEIKKFMTERNLNSLILVTSIYHMKRASYIFKRIMPTDVLMETYPVFDPDFDENWWRGGGGYSVLFEFTKYYWYYLKFNLEVIMA; encoded by the coding sequence ATGGCACCACGGGGATACGTCCTGCTGGGCATATTTTTCTTTGCCTGCACGCTTTACCACTTCATAAACTTCGTCAATGATATGAAGGGCTACCGTGCTCAAGCGGGCAACCCCGCCCACGCGATAGTCGTCCTTACCGGTGGGACCGGGAGGGTCGAAGCGGGGCTCGACCTCTTGAGGAAGCGCCTGGGCGGGGTGCTTATACTGAGCGGGGTGAACAGGGAGGCGGACCTCGATTCCATATTCATGGGGAGGCTCGGCGAGAGGGAGCGCCTGAGGGTCGTGCTCGAAAAGAAATCGAGGAGTACTTACGAGAACGCCGTCGAGATAAAGAAGTTCATGACCGAGAGGAACCTCAATTCCCTTATCCTCGTAACTTCGATCTACCACATGAAGAGGGCCTCCTACATCTTCAAGCGCATCATGCCCACGGACGTGCTTATGGAAACCTACCCGGTATTCGACCCGGACTTCGATGAGAACTGGTGGAGGGGAGGGGGGGGCTATAGCGTCCTCTTCGAGTTCACGAAGTACTACTGGTACTATCTGAAGTTCAACCTGGAAGTGATTATGGCCTGA
- the rpmB gene encoding 50S ribosomal protein L28 → MSATCEICGKGPAFGNNVSHANNKTRRRWNPNLQKVRVTYSGRTKRMQVCSRCIRSGAVVKAA, encoded by the coding sequence ATGTCAGCCACATGCGAGATATGCGGAAAGGGTCCGGCCTTCGGCAACAACGTAAGCCACGCCAACAACAAGACCCGCCGGAGATGGAACCCCAACCTCCAGAAGGTGCGCGTTACCTACAGCGGCAGGACAAAGCGGATGCAGGTATGTTCGCGGTGCATCAGGTCCGGCGCGGTCGTTAAGGCCGCCTGA